Proteins from one Candidatus Micrarchaeia archaeon genomic window:
- a CDS encoding PadR family transcriptional regulator → MNDDDAKRSRPFRRLVDSLTTGNLWLYVLSLMRKGKVYAYALPESIEKKYRFRPNRVMIYVVLYKLEAEGLIASAFEERRKYYHLTKKGTDSLARGKRYLASLSKRL, encoded by the coding sequence ATGAACGACGATGATGCAAAGCGCAGCAGGCCGTTCAGGCGCCTCGTGGACTCTCTCACCACAGGCAACCTGTGGCTCTACGTGCTTTCGCTGATGAGGAAGGGAAAGGTGTACGCGTACGCGCTTCCGGAAAGCATAGAAAAAAAATACCGCTTCAGGCCAAACAGGGTGATGATTTACGTGGTGCTCTACAAGCTCGAGGCCGAGGGGCTCATAGCTTCTGCATTCGAGGAAAGGAGGAAGTACTACCACCTTACGAAAAAGGGAACGGACTCGCTGGCGCGCGGAAAGAGATACCTGGCGTCGCTTTCAAAAAGGTTGTAG
- a CDS encoding AAA family ATPase yields the protein MLILVTGSPCTGKTTSSKELGKILKMGVLHITDFVESNAGMLGGRFDKRMDSELVDVQKLGKALRGECRKHAGLIIEGHLACEVRLPADYVFVLRCRPDILETRLRKREYSVRKVEENLLSEMLDYCLQKAEANCPESNIIQIETAGSTAGKNAKRMAGIVRGAGRRERGEKVNYTSYLIRHLGLRNGRRQKKSH from the coding sequence ATGCTCATCCTGGTCACCGGAAGCCCGTGCACGGGCAAGACTACCTCTTCAAAGGAGCTCGGGAAAATACTGAAGATGGGTGTGCTGCACATAACGGATTTCGTGGAATCGAACGCGGGAATGCTCGGCGGGCGGTTCGATAAGCGGATGGACAGCGAACTGGTGGACGTGCAAAAGCTCGGGAAGGCGCTTAGGGGCGAATGCAGGAAGCACGCGGGCCTGATAATAGAGGGCCACCTGGCCTGCGAAGTGAGACTTCCGGCGGATTATGTATTTGTGCTCAGGTGCAGGCCGGACATCCTTGAAACCAGGCTGAGGAAACGGGAATATTCCGTGCGCAAGGTTGAGGAGAACCTGCTTTCCGAGATGCTCGATTACTGCCTCCAGAAAGCAGAAGCTAACTGCCCTGAATCCAATATAATCCAGATTGAGACCGCTGGCTCCACGGCTGGGAAAAACGCGAAAAGGATGGCCGGAATCGTGCGCGGGGCCGGGCGGCGCGAGCGCGGAGAAAAGGTTAATTATACGTCCTACCTAATCAGACACCTGGGGTTGCGAAATGGAAGACGACAAAAAAAGAGTCATTGA